In one Corythoichthys intestinalis isolate RoL2023-P3 chromosome 16, ASM3026506v1, whole genome shotgun sequence genomic region, the following are encoded:
- the LOC130904585 gene encoding myosin-4-like produces the protein MSSDGEMAIFGPAAQYLRKSEKERTEAQARPFDSKTACFVSDDKEVYVKATIQDKADGEVTAKTEDDRTLTVKEDQVFPMNPPKFDKIEDMVMMTHLHEPAVLFNLKERYAAWMIYTYSGLFCVTVNPYKWLPVYNPEVVQAYRGKKRMEVPPHIFALSDNAYQFMLTDRENQSILITGESGAGKTVNTKRVIQYFATIAVSADKKKEANSKMKGTLEDQIIQANPLLEAFGNAKTVRNDNSSRFGKFIRIHFGASGKLASADIETYLLEKSRVSFQLGAERSYHIFYQLTCNKKPELIDLLLITTNPYDFAFISHGEISVKSIDDAEELMATDEAFDILGFTLDEKMSLYKLTGAVMHYGNMKFKQKQREEQAEPDGTEEADKAAYLMGLNSADLLKNLCYPRVKVGNEYVTKGQNVQQVYNSIGALAKSVYEKMFLWMVQRINQQLDTKQPRQHFIGVLDIAGFEIFDFNSMEQLCINFTNEKLQQFFNHHMFVLEQEEYKKEGIDWEFIDFGMDLAACIELIEKPMGIFSILEEECMFPKSTDVSFKNKLYDQHLGKNSCFLKPKVVKGKPEAHFSLMHYAGMVDYNISGWLEKNKDPLNESVVQLYQKSSVKILAMLYVTFSGTDDAPAGGSKKGSKKKGASFQTVSALFRENLGKLMTNLRTTHPHFVRCLIPNETKTPGIMENHLVLHQLRCNGVLEGIRICRKGFPSRILYGDFKQRYRILNASAVPEGQFMDNKKAAEKLLGSIDVDHTQYKFGHTKVFFKAGLLGTLEEMRDERLAQVVKSTQALCRGFLIRLEYQKMMARREAIYTIQYNFRSFMNVKHWPWMKLYFKLKPLLKSAEAEKEMAQLKVDFTKLKEDLSKSENRRREIEEKMVSVVQERNDLLLQIQAESDNLLDAEERCEGLIKSKIQLEAKLNEVMERLEDEEELNAELTAKKRKLEDECSELKRDIDDLELTLAKVEKEKHAVENKVKNLTDEIMSQDDNITKLSKEKKALQEAHQQTLDDLQAEEEKVNILSKAKAKLEQQVDELEGSLEQEKKIRMDQERAKRKLEGDLKLSLESNMDLENEKQQLDEKLRKKDFEASQLQTKVEDEQALGSQLQKKIKEIQARSEELEEEIEAERAARAKVEKQRSDISRELEDITERLEEAGASTATQVEANKKQEVEFLKLRRELEERSLQHEATSAALRKKHADSVAELGEQLDNIQRVRQKLDKEKSELRLEMDDLSSNLESVAKAKVNLEKMCRSLEDQLSEIKAKEEEQQKLLNDMSSQNTRLQTENVEMSRQLEEKEALLSQLTRGKQSFLQQIDELKRHNEEEVKAKNALAHGLQSTQHDCELLREQYEEEQEAKAELHRCLSKANSDVAQWRNKYETDAIQRNEELEEAKKKLALRLQEAEEAVEAVNSKCSSLEKTKQRLQGEVEDLMMDIERSNAAAATLDKKQRNFDKVLAEWKQKYEEGQTELESALKEVRSLGTENFKMKNAFEECLEQLETYKRENKNLQQEIVDITEQLGEMGKNIHELEKCKKQAEQEKLEAQTSLEEAEASLEHEESKILRVQLELNLVKSEVDKKIAEKDEELDQMKRNSQRIIDSIQSNLDAEVRSRNDALRVKKKMEGDLNEMEIQLSHANRQAAEAQKQLRNVQTQLKEVQIQLDDVLRSNDDMKEQVTMAERRSNLVQSEMEEIRAALEQTERSRKLAEQELLDAGERVQLLHSQNTSLLNSRKKLEADLSQIQGEMDDSVQTARNAEDKAKKAITDAAMMAEELKKEQDTSAHLERMKKNLETTVKDLQQRLDEAESLAMKGGKKQLQKLEARVRELENELETEQRHGSDAVKGARKLERKIKELTYQSEEEKKTAMRLQELVDKLQVKVKVYKRQAEEAEEQANAYMTKLRKVQHELEEAEERADIAESQVNKMKVKNRDMAKSKDSGE, from the exons ACGTACTCTGGCCTTTTCTGCGTGACCGTCAACCCTTACAAGTGGCTGCCGGTCTACAATCCCGAAGTGGTCCAGGCCTACCGAGGCAAGAAGAGGATGGAGGTTCCGCCTCacatcttcgccctgtctgataACGCCTATCAGTTCATGCTGACAG ATCGTGAAAACCAATCTATCCTTATCAC CGGAGAATCTGGCGCAGGAAAGACGGTCAACACCAAGCGGGTTATACAGTACTTTGCCACCATTGCTGTGTCTGCAGACAAGAAGAAGGAGGCCAACAGCAAAATGAAG GGAACGCTGGAGGACCAGATTATCCAGGCCAACCCTCTGCTGGAGGCCTTTGGGAATGCCAAAACTGTGAGGAATGACAACTCTTCTCGCTTT GGTAAATTCATCCGAATACATTTTGGCGCATCTGGCAAATTGGCTTCGGCAGATATCGAAACAT ATCTGCTGGAGAAGTCTAGAGTGTCCTTCCAGTTAGGGGCCGAGAGGAGCTATCACATCTTCTATCAGCTGACCTGCAACAAGAAGCCGGAACTCATCG ATCTGCTCCTTATCACCACCAACCCTTACGACTTTGCCTTCATCAGTCATGGCGAGATCAGCGTGAAAAGCATAGACGACGCTGAGGAGTTAATGGCTACAGAT GAGGCTTTCGACATTCTGGGCTTCACGCTGGATGAAAAGATGTCCCTCTACAAGCTAACAGGAGCTGTAATGCATTACGGGAACATGAAATTCAAACAGAAACAGCGAGAGGAACAGGCAGAACCAGATGGCACTGAAG AGGCTGACAAGGCAGCGTATCTGATGGGTCTGAACTCTGCTGACCTTCTGAAGAACCTCTGTTACCCACGCGTGAAGGTGGGCAACGAGTATGTCACCAAGGGACAAAATGTGCAGCAG GTGTACAACTCCATTGGCGCTTTGGCCAAATCTGTATATGAGAAGATGTTTCTGTGGATGGTGCAGCGCATCAACCAACAGCTGGACACCAAGCAACCTAGGCAACACTTCATCGGTGTTCTGGACATTGCTGGATTTGAAATCTTTGAT TTCAACAGCATGGAGCAGCTCTGCATCAACTTTACCAACGAGAAGTTGCAGCAGTTCTTCAACCACCACATGTTTGTGCTGGAGCAAGAAGAGTACAAGAAGGAAGGCATAGACTGGGAGTTCATTGACTTTGGCATGGACCTAGCAGCTTGCATCGAGCTCATTGAGAAG CCGATGGGCATTTTCTCGATCCTTGAGGAGGAGTGTATGTTTCCCAAATCAACCGATGTTTCCTTCAAGAACAAACTTTACGACCAACATCTTGGCAAGAACAGTTGCTTCCTAAAGCCCAAAGTGGTCAAGGGAAAGCCAGAAGCTCACTTCTCACTAATGCACTATGCCGGCATGGTGGACTACAACATCAGTGGCTGGTTGGAGAAGAATAAGGACCCGTTGAATGAATCCGTGGTTCAGCTGTACCAGAAGTCGTCCGTCAAGATCCTTGCAATGCTTTATGTCACTTTCTCTGGAACAGATG ATGCACCAGCTGGAGGCAGCAAAAAAGGGTCCAAAAAGAAGGGAGCATCCTTCCAAACTGTTTCAGCGTTATTCAGG GAGAATCTTGGGAAGCTTATGACAAACCTGAGGACCACTCATCCTCACTTTGTGAGATGCCTCATTCCAAATGAGACAAAAACTCCTG GAATAATGGAGAACCACCTGGTCCTCCACCAGTTGCGCTGCAATGGTGTACTGGAAGGTATCCGTATCTGCAGGAAAGGATTTCCTAGCAGGATTCTGTATGGAGACTTCAAGCAAAG GTACAGGATCCTTAATGCCAGTGCTGTTCCAGAGGGACAGTTCATGGATAACAAGAAAGCAGCAGAGAAACTTCTGGGCTCCATTGATGTGGACCACACACAATACAAGTTTGGACATACCAAG GTGTTCTTTAAAGCTGGCTTGCTGGGCACTCTGGAGGAGATGAGGGATGAACGATTAGCTCAGGTTGTGAAGTCCACTCAGGCTCTGTGCCGTGGGTTTCTGATCAGACTAGAGTATCAGAAAATGATGGCCAGGAG GGAGGCTATCTACACCATACAGTACAACTTCCGTTCTTTCATGAATGTCAAACACTGGCCATGGATGAAGCTCTACTTCAAGCTCAAGCCACTGCTTAAGAGCGCAGAAGCCGAAAAGGAAATGGCCCAATTGAAGGTGGACTTCACGAAGCTCAAAGAAGATTTGTCCAAGTCAGAAAACCGACGGCGTGAGATTGAAGAGAAAATGGTCTCTGTTGTACAAGAACGGAATGATCTTCTTCTTCAAATCCAGGCG GAGTCGGACAACTTGTTGGATGCAGAGGAACGCTGTGAGGGCCTCATAAAAAGCAAGATCCAACTGGAGGCCAAGCTAAATGAAGTGATGGAGAGATTGGAGGATGAAGAAGAGCTGAACGCCGAGCTGACAGCAAAGAAGCGAAAGCTTGAAGATGAGTGTTCAGAGCTCAAGCGGGATATTGATGACTTGGAACTCACCTTAGCCAAAGTGGAGAAGGAGAAACACGCAGTGGAAAATAAG GTGAAAAACCTGACTGATGAGATCATGAGTCAggatgacaatattaccaaattGTCGAAGGAGAAAAAAGCCCTGCAAGAAGCCCATCAACAGACACTGGATGATCTGCAGGCTGAAGAAGAGAAGGTCAACATCCTTAGCAAGGCCAAAGCCAAGTTAGAGCAGCAGGTTGACGAG TTGGAAGGTTCGCTGGAGCAGGAGAAAAAGATCCGAATGGACCAGGAGAGAGCCAAGAGAAAATTGGAGGGTGATCTCAAACTTTCCCTGGAGTCTAATATGGATCTGGAAAATGAGAAGCAGCAGTTGGACGAGAAGCTTAGAAA gaaagattttgaagctTCTCAGCTGCAGACAAAGGTTGAGGACGAACAAGCTCTTGGTTCACAGCTGCAGAAGAAAATCAAAGAGATCCAG GCCCGATCTGAAGAGCTTGAGGAGGAAATAGAGGCTGAGCGTGCCGCTCGAGCCAAAGTAGAGAAACAGAGATCAGATATATCTCGCGAGCTTGAGGACATCACAGAGAGGCTGGAGGAGGCCGGAGCATCCACCGCCACTCAGGTGGAAGCCAACAAGAAGCAGGAGGTTGAGTTTCTCAAGCTGCGTAGAGAGCTGGAGGAGCGGTCGCTACAGCATGAGGCCACTTCCGCCGCCCTGCGCAAGAAGCACGCAGACAGCGTGGCTGAGCTGGGGGAACAACTAGACAACATCCAGCGGGTCCGCCAAAAGTTGGACAAGGAAAAGAGCGAGCTACGTCTGGAGATGGATGATCTGTCGAGTAACCTGGAGAGTGTAGCAAAAGCCAAG GTTAATTTGGAGAAAATGTGCCGCTCACTTGAAGATCAACTTAGCGAGATTAAAGCCAAAGAGGAGGAGCAGCAGAAGTTACTGAACGACATGTCCAGCCAAAACACTCGACTGCAGACTGAAAATG TCGAAATGTCTCGACAACTCGAGGAGAAAGAAGCACTTCTGTCTCAGCTCACTCGAGGAAAGCAAAGCTTCCTCCAGCAGATTGATGAACTGAAAAGACATAATGAGGAAGAGGTGAAG GCAAAGAACGCCCTGGCCCATGGTTTGCAGTCCACGCAACACGACTGCGAACTTCTGAGGGAACAGTACGAGGAAGAGCAGGAGGCCAAGGCTGAGCTTCATCGCTGCCTCTCCAAGGCCAACAGCGACGTGGCCCAGTGGAGAAACAAATACGAGACGGATGCTATCCAGCGCAATGAAGAGCTGGAGGAAGCCAA GAAGAAGCTGGCATTGCGTTTGCAGGAAGCAGAGGAAGCTGTAGAGGCCGTCAACTCCAAATGTTCATCTCTGGAGAAGACAAAGCAGCGGTTGCAGGGAGAAGTGGAGGACTTGATGATGGATATAGAGAGGTCCAACGCTGCTGCCGCCACCTTGGACAAAAAGCAAAGGAACTTTGATAAG GTTTTAGCTGAATGGAAGCAAAAATACGAGGAAGGTCAGACAGAACTGGAGTCAGCACTGAAAGAAGTCCGCTCTTTGGGTACCGAGAACTTCAAGATGAAGAATGCCTTTGAAGAATGCCTGGAACAACTGGAGACCTACAAGCGCGAAAACAAGAACCTTCAAC AGGAGATTGTAGATATCACTGAGCAGCTGGGAGAAATGGGAAAAAACATCCATGAGCTAGAAAAATGCAAGAAACAGGCCGAGCAGGAAAAGTTGGAGGCCCAAACATCTCTGGAGGAAGCCGAG GCCTCCCTGGAACACGAGGAGTCCAAGATTCTACGGGTCCAACTAGAGCTCAACCTGGTAAAGAGCGAAGTGGACAAGAAGATAGCAGAGAAGGACGAAGAGCTCGATCAGATGAAGAGAAACAGCCAAAGGATCATTGACTCCATCCAAAGCAACCTGGATGCTGAGGTGAGGAGCAGAAATGACGCACTGAGAGTTAAGAAGAAAATGGAGGGAGACCTCAACGAGATGGAGATCCAGCTCAGCCATGCCAACAGGCAGGCGGCTGAGGCTCAGAAACAGCTGAGGAATGTGCAAACTCAGCTAAAA GAAGTCCAAATTCAGCTGGATGATGTCCTACGGAGCAACGACGACATGAAGGAACAAGTAACTATGGCTGAGCGCAGAAGCAACTTGGTGCAGTCGGAAATGGAAGAAATCCGAGCCGCCCTGGAACAAACAGAGAGGAGCCGCAAATTGGCTGAGCAGGAGCTGCTGGATGCTGGCGAGAGAGTACAGCTGCTCCACTCACAG AATACCAGTCTGCTAAACAGCCGCAAAAAGTTGGAGGCTGACCTGTCTCAGATTCAAGGTGAGATGGACGACAGCGTACAGACAGCCCGGAATGCAGAAGACAAGGCCAAGAAGGCCATCACTGAT GCTGCTATGATGGCCGAGGAGCTAAAAAAGGAACAAGACACCAGCGCTCACCTGGAGAGGATGAAGAAGAACCTGGAGACCACCGTCAAGGACCTGCAGCAGCGTCTGGACGAGGCTGAGAGCCTCGCCATGAAGGGCGGGAAGAAGCAGCTACAAAAACTGGAAGCGAGG GTGCGGGAGCTGGAAAACGAGCTGGAGACGGAGCAAAGACACGGCTCCGACGCTGTAAAAGGGGCACGCAAACTGGAACGCAAGATTAAGGAACTCACCTATCAG TCAGAGGAAGAAAAGAAGACAGCCATGAGGCTGCAGGAGCTGGTAGACAAACTCCAGGTAAAGGTCAAAGTGTATAAGCGGCAGGCTGAAGAAGCG GAGGAGCAAGCCAACGCATATATGACCAAACTGAGAAAGGTGCAGCACGAGCTGGAGGAGGCAGAAGAGCGAGCAGACATCGCCGAGTCTCAAGTCAATAAGATGAAAGTCAAGAATCGGGACATGGCAAAG AGTAAAGATAGCGGGGAGTAA